From Desulfatirhabdium butyrativorans DSM 18734, one genomic window encodes:
- a CDS encoding type II toxin-antitoxin system HicB family antitoxin, which translates to MRYLVVVEKGPTSFGAYVPDLPGCVAVGDTKDEVMTLIREAIEFHLEGMVEDGEPIPPPSSTSELVEVQAA; encoded by the coding sequence ATGCGATACCTTGTAGTTGTTGAGAAGGGTCCCACATCATTTGGTGCCTATGTGCCTGACCTTCCGGGTTGTGTGGCTGTCGGCGACACAAAAGACGAGGTAATGACGCTTATTCGCGAGGCGATCGAATTTCATTTGGAAGGTATGGTTGAGGATGGAGAGCCGATTCCGCCACCGTCATCGACCAGCGAACTCGTTGAAGTCCAAGCCGCATAA
- a CDS encoding type II toxin-antitoxin system HicA family toxin → MKVHELISLIVADGWVLVRTKGSHRQFHHPTKSGTVTVSGKPSVDIPPGTLNNVLKQAGLKK, encoded by the coding sequence ATGAAGGTCCATGAACTCATTTCGTTGATTGTTGCTGACGGCTGGGTCCTGGTCAGGACCAAGGGCAGTCACCGCCAGTTCCACCATCCGACAAAAAGCGGGACGGTGACTGTCTCTGGAAAGCCCAGCGTGGACATTCCGCCCGGAACGTTGAACAATGTGCTGAAGCAGGCCGGATTGAAGAAATAG
- a CDS encoding PhzF family phenazine biosynthesis protein: protein MQMRTYPYKKINAFTSGISLGNPAAFIDLGTDLLSEQEMLKIAKEHQGFISEIVYVTRHNNQLKLTYYSSECEVSFCGHGTIATMYEIIKHDDNLLNKKQIQIETNKKGILTVYNEIKKENAIYVSAPEPIWLVSKALLSEVTQALLIEPYKISAKLPIDFIDAGLRTLIIPINKLIDEISIYPDIKQLEKFCIKNEIDIILIFSNEVSNSEYFVHTRVFAPKFGYLEDPATGSGNSALGYYLIKNKLWDKDIIRIEQGGKDIVYNEIKLIQRDGKVLFGGKATKKIEGTYYLD, encoded by the coding sequence ATGCAAATGCGTACTTATCCTTACAAAAAAATAAATGCTTTTACGTCAGGAATATCGTTAGGAAATCCAGCAGCATTTATTGACCTTGGAACTGACTTATTATCTGAACAAGAAATGCTTAAAATTGCAAAAGAACATCAAGGATTTATTTCAGAAATTGTTTATGTTACAAGACATAATAATCAACTCAAATTAACATATTATTCATCTGAATGTGAAGTCAGTTTTTGTGGTCATGGAACAATAGCGACGATGTATGAAATTATCAAACATGATGATAATTTATTGAACAAAAAACAAATACAAATCGAAACAAATAAAAAAGGTATTTTAACCGTATATAATGAAATCAAAAAAGAAAATGCAATTTATGTTTCGGCTCCAGAACCAATATGGTTAGTAAGCAAGGCTCTATTATCTGAAGTTACACAAGCATTATTGATTGAACCTTATAAAATATCAGCAAAACTTCCAATAGATTTTATAGATGCTGGATTGAGAACCTTAATCATTCCTATTAATAAACTTATAGATGAAATATCCATCTATCCAGATATAAAACAATTAGAAAAATTTTGTATTAAAAATGAAATCGATATAATATTAATCTTCTCAAATGAAGTAAGTAATTCTGAGTATTTTGTACATACAAGGGTATTTGCTCCAAAATTTGGATATTTGGAGGATCCTGCAACTGGGTCAGGTAATAGCGCGCTGGGCTATTATTTAATAAAAAATAAGCTATGGGATAAAGACATAATAAGAATTGAGCAAGGTGGAAAAGACATAGTGTATAATGAAATTAAACTTATACAAAGAGATGGAAAAGTGCTTTTTGGAGGTAAAGCAACTAAAAAAATAGAAGGCACATACTATTTAGATTAA